A genomic region of Mesorhizobium sp. NZP2077 contains the following coding sequences:
- a CDS encoding glycosyltransferase family 25 protein, which translates to MSTIGLCMIVKNEAKVILQCLASALPLVDYVLVVDTGSEDGTQDLIRGFLADHNVQGAVIDEPWRDFAYNRTFALERLREVETVDYAMIIDADDVLIRDVDFDPIGFKSQMEHDLYDIEVLHGGISFYRPQICRNRLPFAFKGVLHEYLEAPPGHLTRETAKGFRVATGRGGARSQNPRKYQDDAAVLENELATETDPFLLSRYTFYLAQSYKDSGEREKSLANYLKRAELGFWEEEVYVSLLEAGNLMAALGRPFDQVVAVFERAVQVVPGRAEALHAASLYCRNQGRNAEGTEFARRGLDLVQPAGLFIQPWVYDYGLLDEFAVNAYWTGAYRESLDACLKLLANDKLPADMAKRVVANARFATDKLPVNESPKLGSFGTESLIDQHKLVRQRSLRSRMEGTPRILVAILAKQKEPALPLYLECIEALDYPKASIVLYIRTNNNTDRTEHILREWVERVGHLYAAVEFDGSDVADRVERFGEHEWNETRFRVLGRIRNISLRKTLQHSCDFYFVVDVDNFVRPATLRELVALDVPIVAPLLRSISPGQYYSNYHAEVDANGYYQQCDQYGWVLNRHVRGIIEMPLVHCTYLVRADVLTELTYEDATSRYEYVVFADSARKAGVVQYMDNRQVYGYITFGDGQYYVSDGIERARALLRGAGDTPVFTVATPPGSLPMSDRPVEPKDSPKIHLINLDRSVERWSMYQSNNWHLMHNTVRVSAVDGTSLDREALIKEGLITSDCPYPPGTLGCALSHINLWKLSASENKAITIFEDDVRTSFRFTEESANIVSQAPADWDLIQWGYIFDPLFLWLDFGFSKAKLEFYDRRYMNKSTLFQAEKFSRSLIKVEHSFGTQAYTVTPRGARILLEKCLPLRSRLIPFPGTAVILDDTGIDCAMCAAYGSMQAFLCMPPLVIHDTELPSDRTDADHREPS; encoded by the coding sequence ATGAGCACCATCGGCCTATGCATGATCGTCAAGAACGAGGCGAAGGTTATCCTGCAATGCCTCGCCAGCGCACTTCCCCTCGTCGACTACGTGCTCGTAGTCGACACGGGTTCCGAGGACGGCACGCAAGACCTAATCCGCGGATTCCTCGCCGATCACAATGTCCAAGGCGCTGTCATCGACGAGCCGTGGCGGGACTTCGCGTACAACCGTACCTTCGCCCTTGAAAGATTGCGTGAGGTCGAGACTGTCGACTATGCAATGATTATCGATGCGGACGATGTTCTGATCCGGGACGTTGACTTCGATCCGATCGGGTTCAAGTCGCAGATGGAACACGATTTGTACGACATCGAGGTGTTACATGGTGGCATTTCGTTTTATCGCCCACAGATCTGCCGCAACCGGCTGCCGTTCGCCTTCAAGGGCGTTCTGCACGAATATCTCGAGGCCCCTCCTGGCCATCTCACGCGGGAGACCGCCAAGGGTTTTCGCGTGGCGACGGGGCGTGGCGGAGCACGCAGTCAAAACCCGCGAAAGTACCAAGACGACGCCGCCGTGCTAGAAAACGAGCTTGCCACGGAGACCGACCCCTTCTTACTTTCGCGATACACCTTCTATTTGGCGCAAAGCTACAAAGATTCCGGCGAGCGTGAAAAATCGCTGGCGAACTATCTGAAGCGCGCCGAGCTGGGTTTTTGGGAGGAGGAGGTCTATGTCAGCCTTCTCGAGGCGGGCAACCTGATGGCAGCGCTGGGACGGCCATTCGACCAGGTCGTTGCCGTCTTTGAGCGCGCGGTGCAGGTCGTTCCCGGCCGCGCGGAGGCTCTTCACGCCGCAAGTCTCTATTGCCGCAATCAGGGCCGGAATGCGGAAGGAACGGAATTTGCGCGTCGAGGGCTCGACCTTGTTCAACCCGCCGGACTTTTCATTCAGCCCTGGGTCTATGACTACGGACTGCTCGATGAGTTTGCGGTCAATGCGTACTGGACCGGCGCTTACAGGGAATCGCTTGACGCCTGCCTGAAACTGCTCGCCAACGACAAATTGCCGGCGGACATGGCGAAGCGTGTGGTGGCCAACGCGCGCTTCGCCACCGATAAGCTCCCGGTCAATGAGTCTCCGAAACTTGGATCGTTCGGGACAGAGAGCTTGATCGACCAGCACAAGCTTGTCCGGCAGCGTTCCTTGCGGTCGCGTATGGAGGGCACGCCGCGCATCCTGGTGGCAATCCTGGCCAAGCAGAAAGAGCCGGCACTGCCGCTTTACCTTGAGTGTATCGAGGCGCTCGACTACCCGAAGGCGTCGATCGTCCTGTATATCCGGACAAACAACAACACCGACAGGACCGAGCACATATTGCGCGAATGGGTGGAGCGCGTTGGTCACCTCTATGCCGCGGTTGAGTTCGATGGTTCCGACGTGGCTGATAGGGTCGAGCGATTTGGCGAGCACGAATGGAACGAGACGCGCTTCAGGGTGCTTGGCCGAATCCGCAACATAAGTTTGCGGAAAACTCTCCAACACAGCTGCGATTTCTATTTCGTTGTCGACGTCGACAATTTCGTGCGACCGGCCACGCTGCGGGAACTCGTCGCGCTCGACGTGCCGATCGTCGCTCCCCTGCTTCGCTCCATCTCGCCCGGTCAATACTATTCGAACTACCACGCCGAGGTCGATGCGAACGGATATTATCAACAATGCGATCAATATGGCTGGGTGCTCAACCGCCATGTGCGCGGTATTATCGAGATGCCGCTCGTACACTGCACCTATCTCGTCCGCGCCGACGTGCTGACCGAACTGACATACGAGGACGCCACATCGCGGTATGAGTACGTTGTTTTTGCCGATAGCGCCCGCAAGGCCGGCGTCGTCCAGTATATGGATAACCGACAAGTATATGGCTACATCACCTTTGGCGATGGCCAATATTATGTGAGTGATGGGATCGAGCGCGCCCGAGCGCTGTTGCGTGGCGCGGGCGATACCCCGGTATTCACTGTCGCCACGCCCCCGGGCTCCCTACCGATGTCAGATCGACCTGTCGAGCCGAAGGATTCGCCGAAAATACACCTGATAAACCTCGACCGCAGTGTAGAGCGCTGGAGCATGTATCAAAGCAATAACTGGCATCTAATGCACAATACGGTTCGTGTATCGGCCGTTGACGGCACTTCTCTCGACAGGGAGGCGCTCATCAAGGAAGGGCTGATTACCAGTGATTGTCCGTATCCCCCGGGTACGTTGGGATGCGCTCTATCGCATATCAACTTGTGGAAGCTGTCGGCGTCAGAGAACAAGGCGATAACTATTTTTGAAGACGACGTTCGAACATCGTTTCGATTTACAGAGGAATCCGCCAATATTGTCTCTCAAGCACCTGCGGACTGGGACTTGATACAGTGGGGATATATATTTGACCCATTATTTCTCTGGTTGGATTTTGGCTTCTCCAAAGCCAAGCTGGAGTTTTACGATCGTCGGTATATGAATAAATCTACATTGTTTCAGGCCGAGAAATTTTCTCGATCCCTCATCAAGGTAGAGCACTCATTTGGGACTCAGGCTTACACAGTCACACCAAGAGGCGCGCGAATACTTCTGGAAAAATGTCTGCCGCTACGAAGCAGACTGATCCCCTTTCCCGGCACTGCTGTCATCCTCGATGACACGGGTATCGATTGCGCGATGTGTGCGGCATATGGCTCAATGCAAGCTTTCCTTTGCATGCCACCACTCGTCATTCACGATACCGAACTACCGTCAGACCGGACAGACGCGGATCACCGAGAGCCGAGCTAG
- a CDS encoding DUF4347 domain-containing protein encodes MAYKSEVLFIDPAVSDIETIVAELRPGVDAVLLEHGRPAAQQMAEALACRSGLAAVHVIAHGAPGQVSFSDGPWSVATLAHDSGDLAAIGRALSADGELRLWCCDTAQGHAGEAFLEQLSDATGVDVCGATRRVGAAELGGAWDLSVRASGPTPEPPLTPTGVKAYAGALALVLTAETNVSLTGTLDVANTIANQIYYIVTKDSSGNLTIIGETESWNVINGPSFNVSVTLPSGTYNLNTTSTPPLWSV; translated from the coding sequence ATGGCGTATAAGTCCGAAGTCCTCTTCATTGATCCTGCCGTAAGCGACATCGAGACTATCGTCGCGGAGCTGCGGCCCGGCGTCGATGCGGTGTTGCTCGAGCACGGCCGTCCGGCGGCGCAGCAGATGGCCGAGGCGCTAGCTTGCAGAAGCGGCCTGGCGGCAGTGCACGTCATCGCGCACGGCGCGCCAGGACAGGTAAGTTTTAGCGACGGACCCTGGTCCGTCGCCACGCTCGCGCACGACAGCGGCGACCTTGCCGCCATTGGCCGCGCCCTTTCTGCGGACGGCGAGCTACGCTTATGGTGCTGCGACACTGCTCAGGGACATGCTGGCGAAGCCTTTCTCGAGCAGCTTTCTGACGCAACTGGCGTAGACGTCTGTGGTGCCACAAGGCGCGTCGGGGCGGCCGAACTCGGCGGCGCTTGGGATTTGTCAGTGCGAGCAAGCGGGCCCACCCCTGAGCCGCCGCTGACGCCGACGGGAGTAAAGGCGTACGCGGGGGCGCTGGCACTTGTTCTGACCGCTGAGACAAATGTCTCGCTCACCGGGACCCTTGACGTTGCTAATACTATTGCCAACCAAATATATTACATTGTAACGAAAGATAGCTCCGGTAATCTTACGATTATTGGAGAGACAGAGAGCTGGAACGTTATTAATGGCCCAAGTTTTAACGTTTCTGTAACGTTGCCATCTGGTACATACAACTTAAATACTACCAGCACCCCCCCCCTCTGGTCAGTTTGA
- a CDS encoding DUF4347 domain-containing protein: MPRGGVVPRFDRRQIHSLPNAAIDRPNARIGAPRLHTSELLFVDPSVSDLGTILRNLRPQVEAIVLDAERPAARQMALALEGRDGLDAVHVIAHGAPGRVCFAAGEWSARTLQYDEADLATIGQALGQDGEFRVWSCYAGQGRAGRAFVEGLAHAVGVGVRAPTKPVGSAALGGSWVFAGRARRVPPQPPLTGRGLEVYAGLLADVYRIVSGDVPHDPAENVTYVVVNSRDKRVVATFSLPGHANIPRFSLKVAVPSESETYEAGRLDELGKFIPADFMISQTSQLGAGRTNAWESPHGV; encoded by the coding sequence GTGCCCCGTGGGGGCGTTGTGCCCCGGTTCGATAGGCGCCAAATTCATTCGCTGCCGAACGCTGCAATTGATCGCCCGAATGCGCGGATCGGTGCGCCCCGGCTACACACTTCCGAACTCCTTTTCGTCGATCCCTCGGTATCCGATCTCGGCACGATCCTGCGAAACCTGAGACCGCAGGTCGAGGCGATCGTGCTCGACGCCGAACGCCCGGCCGCGCGCCAGATGGCGCTGGCGCTCGAAGGCCGCGACGGCCTCGACGCGGTGCACGTCATCGCCCACGGCGCGCCCGGCCGGGTGTGCTTCGCGGCCGGCGAATGGTCGGCGCGGACGCTGCAGTACGATGAGGCCGATCTGGCCACGATCGGCCAGGCGCTGGGCCAGGACGGCGAGTTCAGAGTGTGGAGCTGTTATGCAGGCCAGGGCCGGGCCGGCCGGGCCTTCGTCGAAGGGCTCGCCCACGCTGTGGGCGTGGGCGTCCGGGCACCCACGAAACCCGTCGGCTCGGCGGCCCTTGGCGGAAGCTGGGTGTTCGCTGGTCGGGCGCGGAGGGTGCCACCGCAACCGCCGCTGACTGGCCGAGGCTTGGAGGTTTATGCCGGGCTGTTAGCAGACGTTTATCGAATCGTTTCTGGTGATGTGCCTCACGATCCCGCAGAAAACGTCACCTATGTCGTCGTCAATTCAAGAGATAAGAGAGTTGTAGCTACCTTTTCGTTGCCCGGGCACGCGAACATCCCAAGGTTTTCGCTCAAAGTCGCCGTACCTAGCGAGAGTGAAACCTACGAGGCCGGGAGACTAGACGAGCTCGGCAAATTTATCCCTGCCGACTTCATGATCTCACAGACTTCTCAACTCGGGGCGGGCCGTACGAACGCCTGGGAGTCTCCTCATGGCGTATAA
- a CDS encoding CatB-related O-acetyltransferase: MPQVIPIFTRSALEGRGFDIGEYSYGVPTVRWWGERASLKIGRFCSISDGVEIFLGGNHRSDWITTYPFSAIAHWPEAENISGHPSTRGDVIIGNDVWIASHAMIHSGVRIGDGAVIGAGSVVRRDVPPYALVAGNPAETVRLRFSEREVATLLKIRWWDWEEERIRETLPFLLSGNISLFFDACGIPKELVS, encoded by the coding sequence ATGCCTCAGGTCATTCCAATCTTCACTCGATCTGCGTTGGAAGGCAGAGGTTTTGACATTGGAGAATATAGCTATGGAGTTCCTACCGTCAGATGGTGGGGTGAAAGAGCATCGTTGAAGATCGGAAGATTTTGTTCTATCTCAGACGGCGTTGAAATATTTCTTGGAGGGAACCACCGCTCAGATTGGATAACAACTTATCCTTTTTCCGCCATCGCCCACTGGCCCGAGGCCGAAAATATATCCGGACACCCATCGACCAGGGGCGATGTCATTATCGGAAATGACGTTTGGATCGCGAGCCATGCCATGATCCATTCCGGTGTAAGGATCGGGGACGGAGCCGTCATAGGGGCAGGCAGCGTAGTCCGGCGTGATGTTCCGCCATACGCACTCGTTGCGGGAAATCCCGCGGAGACTGTGCGACTTCGTTTTTCCGAGAGGGAGGTCGCAACTCTACTCAAGATTCGCTGGTGGGATTGGGAGGAAGAACGAATCCGTGAGACCCTTCCCTTTCTCTTATCAGGAAATATTTCGCTGTTCTTCGATGCGTGCGGCATCCCAAAGGAGCTTGTTTCTTAG
- a CDS encoding phosphomannomutase/phosphoglucomutase, whose amino-acid sequence MSLNFVDEARPNTFEFETSALIKASGFREYDARWWFGQVAPELNLIGVQALGMGLGTLIRRLGAGPDIVTGHDFRSYSLSIKLALVSGLMAAGAKVKDIGLALSPMAYFAQFALDTPSVAMVTASHNQNGWTGVKMGAARPLTFGPEEMNALKTIVLARDFDLVGGGSYDFISGFRETYLDDLTQDKRISKKLKVVVACGNGTAGAFAPEALERIGCEVIPLDIELDHTFPNYNPNPEDMQMLHAIRDKVLKTRADVGLGFDGDGDRCGVVDNEGNEIFADKVGVMLARDISLLYPGSTFVVDVKSTGLFHTDSVLQANGAVTDYWKTGHSHIKRRVAELGAVAGFEKSGHFFFNPPIGRGYDDGLITAIAICQMLDRSPGSSMADLYRALPLTFGTPTMSPHCADDVKYGVVERVVADFQAMKRNGAAFAGQKIADLITVNGVRVVAEDGTWGLVRASSNKPELVVVVESPVSSLRRREMFEAVDVVLRRSSQVGAYNQTF is encoded by the coding sequence TTGTCGCTGAATTTCGTTGACGAAGCCCGGCCCAACACGTTCGAGTTTGAAACCTCGGCGCTGATCAAAGCGTCGGGGTTTAGGGAGTATGATGCGCGCTGGTGGTTTGGCCAGGTGGCACCCGAACTGAACCTGATCGGCGTCCAGGCGCTCGGTATGGGGCTTGGCACGCTGATCCGCCGTCTCGGCGCTGGACCCGATATCGTCACCGGGCATGATTTCCGCTCCTATTCGCTTTCTATCAAGCTGGCGCTGGTCTCCGGGTTGATGGCCGCTGGCGCGAAGGTCAAGGATATCGGTCTGGCCTTGTCGCCGATGGCCTATTTCGCCCAGTTCGCGCTCGATACGCCGTCGGTCGCCATGGTCACCGCCTCGCACAACCAAAACGGTTGGACTGGCGTCAAGATGGGTGCAGCACGGCCACTGACCTTCGGTCCCGAAGAGATGAACGCCCTGAAGACAATTGTGCTGGCCCGCGACTTCGATCTTGTTGGCGGCGGCTCTTATGATTTCATTTCCGGCTTTCGAGAAACATATCTGGACGATCTGACCCAGGACAAGCGCATCTCGAAAAAGCTCAAGGTCGTGGTCGCTTGCGGCAATGGTACTGCCGGCGCCTTTGCGCCTGAAGCGCTGGAACGGATCGGCTGCGAAGTGATCCCGCTCGATATCGAGCTCGATCATACATTTCCGAACTACAATCCAAACCCCGAGGACATGCAGATGCTGCATGCCATCAGGGACAAGGTGCTGAAAACCCGGGCAGATGTCGGGTTGGGTTTCGACGGCGATGGCGACCGCTGCGGCGTCGTCGACAATGAGGGCAACGAAATCTTCGCCGACAAGGTCGGTGTGATGCTGGCACGGGATATTTCGCTTCTCTATCCCGGCTCGACCTTCGTCGTCGACGTCAAGTCGACCGGGCTGTTTCACACAGATAGCGTGCTGCAGGCGAACGGCGCGGTCACCGACTATTGGAAAACCGGCCACTCCCACATCAAGCGTCGCGTCGCCGAACTCGGCGCCGTCGCCGGCTTCGAAAAATCTGGTCATTTTTTCTTCAACCCGCCGATCGGTCGCGGTTACGACGATGGGTTGATCACCGCCATCGCCATTTGCCAGATGCTGGATCGCAGTCCCGGCAGTTCGATGGCCGACCTATATCGCGCGCTACCACTGACCTTCGGCACACCGACCATGTCGCCTCACTGCGCGGACGACGTGAAGTATGGTGTCGTCGAGCGGGTGGTTGCCGACTTTCAGGCTATGAAGCGGAATGGTGCTGCCTTCGCCGGTCAGAAGATTGCTGATCTGATCACCGTCAACGGCGTGCGCGTCGTCGCCGAGGACGGCACCTGGGGGTTGGTGCGCGCCTCGTCGAACAAGCCGGAGCTTGTCGTCGTTGTTGAGAGCCCCGTATCGTCGTTGCGCCGCCGGGAGATGTTCGAGGCCGTCGACGTCGTGCTGCGCCGCAGTTCGCAAGTGGGCGCTTACAACCAGACTTTCTGA
- a CDS encoding DUF4573 domain-containing protein codes for MEPVEPVAPVEPVDPVDPVAPVEPVAPVEPVAPVEPVAPVEPVAPVEPVDPVDPVAPVEPVAPVEPVAPVEPVAPVEPVAPVEPVAPVGPVAPVEPVAPVEPVAPVEPVAPVEPVAPVEPVAPVEPVAPVAPVAPVEPVAPVEPVAPVEPVAPVEPVAPVEPVAPVEPVAPVEPVAPVAPVEPVAPVEPVAPVEPVAPVEPVAPVDPVAPVEPVAPVEPVAPVEPVAPVAPVAPVEPVAPVEPVAPVEPVAPVEPVAPVEPVAPVAPVAPVEPVAPVEPVAPVEPVAPVEPVAPVEPVAPVEPVAPVEPVAPVAPVEPVAPVEPVAPVEPVAPVEPVAPVDPVAPVEPVAPVEPVAPVEPVAPVEPVAPVEPVEPVAPVEPVAPVEPVAPVEPVAPVEPVAPVEPVAPVEPVAPVEPVAPVEPVAPVEPVAPVEPVAPVEPVAPVEPVAPVEPVAPVEPVAPVEPVAPVEPVAPVEPVAPVEPVAPVEPVAPVEPVAPVEPVAPVEPVAPVEPVAPVEPVAPVEPVAPVEPVAPVEPVAPVEPVAPVEPVAPVEPVAPVEPVAPVEPVAPVEPVAPVEPVAPVEPVAPVEPVAPVEPVAPVDPVAPVEPVAPVEPVAPVEPVAPVEPVAPVEPVAPVEPVAPVEPVAPVEPVAPVEPVAPVEPVAPVEPVAPVEPVAPVEPVAPVEPVAPVEPVAPVAPVAPVEPVAPVEPVAPVAPVEPVAPVEPVAPVEPVAPVEPVAPVEPVAPVEPVAPVEPVAPVEPVAPVEPVAPVDPVAPVEPVAPVEPVAPVEPVAPVEPVAPVEPVAPVEPVAPVAPVEPVAPVEPVAPVEPVAPVSPVAPVEPVAPVEPVEPVAPVEPVAPVEPVAPVEPVAPVEPVAPVEPVAPVEPVAPVEPVAPVLPVAPVAPVEPVAPVEPVAPVEPVAPVSPVAPVEPVAPVSPVAPVEPVAPVEPVEPVAPVEPVAPVEPVEPVAPVSPVAPVAPVEPVTPVEPVAPVEPVAPVSPVAPVEPVAPVEPVPPVEPVAPVAPVSPVAPVAPVAPVEPVAPVAPVEPVAPVAPAGPVAPDCVRLRVAGVNVLLCVPLAAPAAKV; via the coding sequence GTGGAACCGGTCGAGCCGGTGGCGCCGGTCGAGCCAGTCGATCCGGTCGATCCGGTTGCTCCGGTCGAGCCAGTCGCTCCGGTCGAGCCAGTTGCTCCGGTCGAGCCTGTGGCACCAGTCGAGCCGGTGGCACCGGTCGAGCCAGTCGATCCGGTCGATCCGGTTGCTCCGGTCGAGCCGGTTGCTCCGGTCGAGCCCGTGGCTCCGGTCGAGCCAGTCGCTCCGGTCGAGCCCGTGGCACCGGTTGAACCAGTTGCTCCGGTCGGGCCGGTTGCCCCGGTCGAGCCTGTGGCTCCGGTCGAGCCAGTCGCACCGGTCGAGCCGGTTGCTCCGGTCGAGCCGGTGGCTCCGGTCGAGCCCGTGGCACCGGTCGAGCCGGTGGCACCGGTCGCTCCGGTTGCTCCGGTCGAGCCGGTGGCTCCGGTCGAGCCAGTCGCTCCGGTCGAGCCGGTTGCTCCGGTCGAGCCGGTGGCTCCGGTCGAGCCAGTCGCTCCGGTCGAGCCGGTGGCTCCGGTCGAGCCAGTTGCTCCGGTTGCACCGGTCGAACCAGTTGCTCCGGTCGAGCCGGTGGCTCCGGTCGAGCCGGTTGCCCCGGTCGAGCCGGTGGCTCCGGTCGACCCAGTCGCCCCGGTCGAGCCGGTTGCCCCGGTCGAGCCGGTGGCTCCGGTCGAGCCGGTTGCTCCTGTCGCTCCGGTGGCTCCGGTCGAGCCGGTTGCTCCGGTCGAGCCAGTCGCTCCGGTCGAGCCGGTCGCTCCGGTCGAGCCGGTGGCTCCGGTCGAGCCCGTGGCACCGGTCGCTCCGGTTGCTCCGGTCGAGCCGGTGGCTCCGGTCGAGCCAGTCGCTCCGGTCGAGCCGGTGGCTCCGGTCGAGCCGGTTGCTCCGGTCGAGCCAGTCGCTCCGGTCGAGCCAGTCGCTCCGGTCGAGCCAGTTGCTCCGGTTGCACCGGTCGAACCAGTTGCTCCGGTCGAGCCGGTCGCACCAGTCGAGCCAGTCGCACCAGTCGAGCCAGTGGCACCGGTTGACCCAGTTGCTCCGGTTGAGCCAGTCGCACCAGTCGAGCCAGTCGCTCCGGTCGAGCCAGTCGCTCCTGTCGAACCGGTTGCTCCGGTCGAACCAGTCGAGCCGGTTGCACCAGTCGAGCCAGTCGCTCCGGTCGAGCCAGTCGCTCCGGTCGAGCCAGTCGCTCCTGTCGAACCGGTTGCTCCGGTCGAACCAGTCGCACCAGTCGAGCCGGTTGCTCCAGTCGAGCCGGTTGCTCCGGTCGAGCCGGTTGCTCCGGTCGAGCCGGTTGCTCCGGTCGAGCCGGTTGCTCCGGTCGAGCCGGTTGCGCCGGTCGAGCCAGTTGCTCCGGTCGAACCAGTGGCTCCGGTCGAGCCAGTCGCTCCGGTCGAGCCGGTGGCTCCGGTCGAGCCAGTCGCTCCTGTCGAACCGGTTGCTCCGGTCGAGCCTGTTGCTCCGGTCGAACCGGTTGCTCCGGTTGAGCCCGTGGCACCTGTCGAGCCTGTCGCCCCGGTCGAGCCCGTGGCGCCCGTCGAGCCGGTGGCCCCTGTCGAGCCGGTTGCTCCCGTCGAGCCGGTGGCACCCGTCGAGCCAGTCGCTCCGGTCGAGCCAGTCGCTCCTGTCGAACCGGTTGCTCCGGTCGAACCAGTCGCACCAGTCGAGCCGGTTGCACCAGTCGAGCCAGTCGCTCCGGTCGAGCCAGTCGCTCCTGTCGAACCGGTTGCTCCGGTCGAACCAGTCGCACCAGTCGAGCCGGTTGCACCAGTCGAGCCAGTCGCTCCGGTCGAGCCGGTGGCACCGGTTGACCCAGTTGCTCCGGTCGAGCCGGTTGCTCCGGTCGAGCCGGTTGCGCCGGTCGAGCCGGTTGCTCCGGTCGAGCCAGTTGCTCCGGTCGAACCAGTGGCTCCGGTCGAGCCTGTGGCTCCGGTCGAGCCGGTTGCTCCGGTCGAGCCTGTGGCTCCGGTCGAACCAGTTGCTCCGGTCGAGCCTGTTGCTCCGGTCGAACCGGTTGCTCCGGTTGAGCCCGTGGCACCTGTCGAGCCTGTCGCCCCGGTCGAGCCCGTGGCGCCCGTCGAGCCGGTGGCCCCTGTCGCGCCGGTTGCACCGGTCGAGCCAGTCGCTCCGGTTGAGCCGGTTGCTCCGGTGGCACCCGTCGAGCCAGTCGCTCCGGTCGAGCCAGTCGCTCCGGTCGAGCCAGTCGCTCCGGTCGAGCCAGTCGCTCCTGTCGAACCGGTTGCTCCGGTCGAACCAGTCGCACCAGTCGAGCCGGTTGCACCAGTCGAGCCAGTCGCTCCGGTCGAGCCGGTGGCACCGGTTGACCCAGTTGCTCCGGTCGAGCCGGTTGCTCCGGTCGAGCCGGTTGCTCCGGTCGAGCCGGTTGCGCCGGTCGAGCCGGTTGCGCCGGTCGAGCCGGTTGCTCCGGTTGAGCCGGTCGCACCAGTTGCTCCGGTCGAGCCGGTTGCCCCGGTCGAGCCAGTGGCTCCGGTCGAGCCAGTCGCACCAGTATCACCCGTTGCGCCAGTAGAGCCCGTCGCACCGGTCGAACCGGTTGAGCCCGTGGCACCTGTCGAGCCTGTCGCCCCGGTCGAGCCCGTGGCGCCCGTCGAGCCGGTCGCGCCAGTAGAGCCGGTGGCGCCAGTTGAGCCCGTTGCTCCCGTGGAACCCGTTGCGCCAGTAGAGCCGGTTGCACCGGTATTACCTGTTGCACCGGTTGCGCCGGTCGAGCCAGTGGCACCAGTGGAGCCTGTAGCTCCGGTTGAACCCGTGGCACCAGTATCGCCGGTGGCGCCAGTCGAACCTGTGGCGCCGGTATCGCCGGTCGCACCTGTGGAGCCGGTCGCACCTGTCGAGCCTGTCGAGCCTGTCGCTCCCGTCGAGCCCGTTGCACCAGTAGAGCCAGTCGAACCTGTGGCGCCCGTATCACCGGTCGCACCTGTGGCTCCTGTCGAGCCGGTGACACCAGTCGAACCTGTCGCACCGGTGGAGCCAGTTGCTCCAGTATCGCCAGTGGCGCCGGTAGAGCCCGTGGCGCCAGTCGAGCCGGTGCCACCAGTCGAACCGGTCGCACCCGTGGCGCCGGTATCACCGGTGGCGCCAGTAGCGCCCGTGGCGCCCGTGGAGCCAGTTGCGCCGGTCGCACCTGTGGAACCTGTCGCGCCTGTGGCGCCAGCCGGGCCCGTGGCGCCTGACTGCGTGAGGTTGAGAGTCGCCGGCGTAAATGTATTGTTGTGCGTGCCGTTAGCAGCACCGGCCGCGAAGGTATAA
- a CDS encoding class I SAM-dependent methyltransferase has product MDIDNSSTNDDADHSAAICGENYSTFLNTLHLCLKPKTYFEIGTLSGGTLRLANGASIAVDPQFQIDADIMGVKPSCMLFQQSSDEFFATHNASQLFGAPIDLAFLDGMHLFEFLLRDFMNTEKHCRKNSIILLHDCLPPGFFMTVRDRSDPTWAKSRFARWWTGDVWKVIPVLRSYRPDLSITMFDCPPTGLVSITNLDPASQALDSAYVEIVDRFSSKDIDREAYDNYWTTLSIEKSREFSTAQHFATKFWI; this is encoded by the coding sequence TTGGATATTGATAATTCAAGTACGAATGACGACGCTGATCATTCAGCCGCTATTTGCGGTGAGAATTATTCCACGTTTCTCAACACTCTCCATCTATGCCTTAAACCGAAGACGTACTTCGAGATTGGCACGCTTAGCGGCGGGACACTTCGATTGGCCAATGGCGCCAGCATAGCGGTCGACCCCCAATTCCAGATCGATGCCGACATAATGGGTGTAAAACCGAGTTGTATGCTATTTCAGCAATCTAGCGACGAGTTTTTCGCGACCCACAACGCCTCTCAATTGTTCGGCGCTCCAATCGATCTAGCGTTCCTTGATGGAATGCATCTTTTCGAATTCCTGCTCCGCGATTTTATGAACACAGAAAAGCATTGCCGCAAGAATTCGATCATCCTTCTTCACGATTGCCTTCCTCCGGGGTTCTTTATGACCGTTAGAGATCGCTCTGACCCTACGTGGGCCAAATCGCGCTTTGCACGATGGTGGACAGGAGATGTATGGAAGGTCATTCCCGTCCTTCGGAGTTACCGCCCCGATCTGTCCATAACGATGTTCGACTGCCCGCCGACAGGGCTCGTTTCCATCACTAATCTCGACCCGGCTAGCCAAGCGCTTGACAGTGCATATGTCGAGATTGTTGATCGCTTTTCCTCAAAAGATATCGATCGAGAGGCTTACGACAACTACTGGACGACTCTATCTATTGAGAAGAGCAGAGAATTCTCCACAGCTCAGCATTTTGCGACGAAGTTTTGGATTTGA